One stretch of bacterium DNA includes these proteins:
- a CDS encoding TlpA disulfide reductase family protein — protein sequence MRKLLLIMLAGLMVLSLGVAPVLAGPVLAGEMLPDTLSVKTLDGKELMLKSITQGKPSALIFFNTSCRNCLNEIKWVLRKHKDQNNVLISIDLAGAPAVKRYQKQYMRDYPDYPIYLDQEFNVAGAFGLSVTPASVLVDKDGKVVKVFSGYDKSSEEEINALYK from the coding sequence ATGCGTAAACTTTTACTTATAATGCTGGCAGGCCTGATGGTGCTGTCCCTTGGGGTCGCGCCTGTTCTCGCCGGACCGGTCCTTGCCGGGGAAATGCTTCCGGATACCCTCTCTGTGAAGACATTAGATGGTAAAGAATTGATGCTAAAATCCATTACTCAGGGAAAGCCCTCGGCCCTGATATTTTTCAACACGTCGTGCCGTAATTGCCTCAACGAGATCAAGTGGGTGTTGCGCAAGCATAAGGACCAGAATAACGTCCTCATTTCTATCGACCTTGCAGGGGCACCGGCCGTAAAGCGCTACCAGAAGCAGTATATGCGGGATTACCCGGATTACCCCATCTACCTGGACCAGGAGTTCAATGTTGCCGGCGCTTTCGGCCTGTCAGTGACGCCCGCCTCGGTTCTCGTTGACAAGGATGGTAAGGTAGTTAAGGTATTCTCCGGATACGACAAATCCAGTGAAGAAGAGATCAACGCGCTATATAAATAA